A DNA window from Fragaria vesca subsp. vesca linkage group LG3, FraVesHawaii_1.0, whole genome shotgun sequence contains the following coding sequences:
- the LOC101292490 gene encoding uncharacterized protein LOC101292490 gives MEKEKALVSTTIALTKLDLNPRSHRIVQNPQSQTSRTQLGRPKSAPTLLNLCLGVVGSHLEDLIPHLADIALDFPSEIKRVLVAIARRRKLLKDDVIIALADESWDVLDLSASDVSDLGLAKVAEICGSLRAVDIRGSRNSDRTARRCLDVFKPELNNLEGDSWEELKTEELGNVADTLRWLVWPQIDKDSLERYSTECPQIIVNPKPSPFGFSGTQVPWEALPDIQLDNSVVKDIDPKTWVTWGFIPRAMPPSPLIADPKELSLAEKFRLAFEERDTRYALKRAKNARQHQRRAARERMMMDIERKALALASQASRSLHG, from the exons ATGGAAAAAGAAAAAGCCCTCGTCTCCACAACGATTGCTTTGACCAAATTGGATTTGAATCCCAGATCACACCGCATAGTTCAAAACCCTCAATCTCAAACCTCAA GAACACAGCTTGGAAGGCCAAAATCAGCTCCCACTTTACTCAATTTGTGTCTTGGAGTTGTTGGTAGTCACTTGGAGGATCTTATCCCCCATTTGGCTGACATTGCACTTGACTTTCCATCAGAAATTAAG AGGGTGCTGGTGGCGATTGCGAGAAGAAGGAAGTTACTTAAGGATGATGTTATTATAGCATTAGCTGATGAGAGCTGGGATGTTCTTGACCTCTCTGCATCAGATGTTTCGGATTTGGGTTTAGCAAAAGTGGCTGAGATTTGTGGATCTCTTCGAGCTGTTGATATTAG AGGGAGCCGGAATAGTGATCGCACTGCACGCAGGTGCTTAGATGTATTTAAGCCAGAGTTGAACAATTTAGAGGGAGATTCCTGGGAAGAACTGAAGACTGAAGAACTTGGTAATGTTGCAGATACGTTACGGTGGCTTGTGTGG CCACAGATTGATAAAGATTCCTTGGAAAGATATTCCACTGAATGCCCACAGATTATTGTAAATCCAAAGCCATCCCCCTTTGGATTCAGTGGAACCCAAGTTCCATGGGAAGCATTACCAGATATCCAGTTGGATAATTCTGTGGTCAAGGATATTGATCCGAAGACATGGGTGACATGGGGTTTTATACCGAGGGCAATGCCTCCATCTCCTTTAATCGCAGACCCCAAGGAATTGTCTTTGGCTGAGAAGTTCAGACTTGCATTTGAAGAAAGGGATACCCGGTATGCTCTAAAGCGTGCCAAAAATGCAAGGCAACATCAACGACGTGCAGCAAGGGAGAGGATGATGATGGATATAGAAAGAAAAGCATTAGCACTAGCGTCCCAAGCGAGCAGATCTTTACATGGTTAA
- the LOC101301765 gene encoding glutamate receptor 2.9-like, whose protein sequence is MIVWVFVVLIVTQSYTANLASLLTVQQLQPAVNDLNDLLRNGEKVGHMRGAYVYDLLIGRGFDDSQLKPYEFMEEIDEALSKGSEKGGIAAIVHETPYVKLLVAKYCSNYTMIGQIGSIFKTDGLGFAFPKHSPLLSDITQAILNMTDEEMLTKIEDKWIKKDSNCKIVTGYHSDSALGLESFSGLFLITGIASMFALITFVTSFFYEHKHVLMAPNSGTSKWKRIRAMFKIFNEKKTKLSYIQNQSTFRQYCWGSMLGFYP, encoded by the exons ATGATTGTATGGGTGTTTGTTGTGCTGATAGTGACACAGAGTTATACTGCTAATCTTGCATCACTATTAACTGTTCAACAACTTCAACCAGCTGTTAATGATTTAAATGATCTTTTAAGGAATGGAGAAAAAGTTGGCCACATGAGAGGTGCTTATGTTTATGATCTCTTGATAGGAAGAGGTTTTGATGATTCCCAGCTTAAGCCTTATGAATTCATGGAAGAAATAGATGAAGCTCTTTCTAAAGGAAGTGAAAAAGGTGGTATCGCTGCAATTGTTCATGAAACCCCTTACGTGAAGCTACTTGTTGCAAAATATTGTTCCAATTATACTATGATTGGTCAGATTGGATCAATCTTTAAAACCGATGGCCTTGGCTTC GCATTTCCGAAACATTCCCCTCTTTTATCTGATATTACACAAGCAATCTTGAATATGACAGATGAAGAAATGCTGACAAAGATTGAAGATAAATGGATCAAGAAAGATAGCAACTGTAAAATCGTGACTGGGTATCATTCTGACAGTGCTCTTGGCCTTGAGAGCTTTAGTGGTCTTTTCTTAATTACGGGGATAGCGTCAATGTTTGCTTTGATCACATTTGTAACTTCCTTCTTCTACGAGCATAAGCATGTGTTGATGGCTCCTAACTCAGGCACCTCTAAATGGAAAAGGATCAGAGCCATGTTCAAGATCTTCAACGAAAAAAAAACTAAGCTCTCATACATACAGAACCAGTCGACCTTTAGACAATATTGTTGGGGCTCAATGTTAGGGTTTTACCCCTAA
- the LOC101294251 gene encoding uncharacterized protein LOC101294251 — protein sequence MEIHSIAIKNESGTEELHVESLLVVLGVWERIFSRREDKEATIVDQNYSCASCFQERDCFVVLKLVLLPLLKPLQLQSWPTTEDKLKQGGISDKFCEGLKLLWLLFFSDVMSILPLFNKGVIASGMSTKILCECLESLFDVLDKFGNVMATYHKLSLGALLSQWSSNQVIMRKKTKSCAASLASRLSDDLLAKAAIEVVQHFSNSDSSSFTSSPDGFGVCFEDFNAELWFLSLLATMQSTVQFPKYSKIIWSLDTLAYSNGSNFASSIVRDQGVGVAILMNSKTILVASFGKVIPGSSYVLLLALVDGIVRLWVLEHDHAFVGWHSTKDIKHDSYSVILSVLAKYVESLNSTSIAASSYVCGKLISKAARWDMIADEVSHPEVLLVIGKYKSRMDGICGEHGFLHDKKWGGIVTEHGSLLRCLNLYKLHSWEANGTCKEIMQGDYGTLKFRKSSYQGSD from the exons ATGGAAATTCATAGTATTGCTATAAAAAATGAGAGTGGTACTGAAGAGTTGCATGTTGAATCTTTACTTGTTGTGTTGGGAGTATGGGAAAGAATTTTCTCAAGGAGGGAAGATAAGGAAGCCACGATAGTCGATCAAAATTATTCATGTGCTTCTTGTTTTCAGGAAAGGGATTGTTTTGTAGTTTTAAAGTTGGTGTTGTTACCACTTTTAAAACCACTACAGTTGCAGAGTTGGCCTACTACTGAGGACAAGTTGAAACAAGGAGGCATCTCAGACAAGTTTTGTGAAGGCCTTAAGTTATTATGGCTTCTATTCTTCTCTGATGTCATGTCTATTTTACCGCTGTTCAATAAAGGAGTTATTGCATCGGGAATGAGCACAAAGATACTATGTGAATGTCTTGAGTCCTTATTTGATGTCCTTGATAAGTTTGGCAATGTTATGGCAACCTACCATAAGCTTTCATTAGGTGCTCTTTTATCTCAGTGGAGCTCTAATCAAGTCATCATGAGGAAGAAAACTAAGTCTTGCGCTGCATCTCTTGCTTCACGTTTGTCAGATGATTTGTTGGCGAAGGCTGCTATTGAAGTTGTTCAGCACTTCAGTAATTCAGATAGTAGTAGCTTTACTAGCTCTCCAGATGGATTTGGAGTGTGCTTTGAGGACTTCAACGCTGAATTGTGGTTCCTTTCCTTACTAGCTACTATGCAATCTACTGTTCAATTCCCTAAGTACAGCAAAATCATTTGGAGTCTGGACACACTTGCCTATTCAAATGGCTCTAATTTTGCAAGCTCCATTGTACGTGATCAAGGAGTTGGAGTCGCCATACTCATGAACTCAAAGACCATTCTTGTTGCTTCCTTCGGAAAGGTAATACCAGGTAGTTCATATGTTCTATTGCTTGCCCTTGTTGATGGTATAGTGAGATTATGGGTGTTGGAGCATGACCATGCTTTTGTCGGTTGGCATTCGACTAAAGATATTAAACATGACTCGTATTCTGTGATTTTATCTGTACTAGCTAAATATGTTGAATCTTTAAATTCTACTTCAATTGCGGCCTCTTCATATGTTTGTGGAAAATTGATTAGTAAGGCAGCAAGATGGGATATGATTGCTGACGAGGTGAGTCACCCTGAAGTGCTTCTAGTGATTGGGAAGTATAAGTCTCGGATGGATGGGATCTGTGGTGAGCATGGTTTCTTGCATGATAAAAAATGGGGTGGCATTGTAACAGAACATGGATCACTACTGAGATGCCTTAATCTGTATAAATTGCATTCATGGGAAGCAAATGGGACTTGCAAGGAAATAATGCAGGGTGATTATGGTACTCTGAAATTCAG AAAATCCTCATATCAAGGAAGTGATTAG
- the LOC101297330 gene encoding syntaxin-61-like, with protein MMPSARDPFYVVKEEIQESIDKLQSSFHQWERISSNGGQQVQLMKELLATCERIEWEVDELGKAVSVAATNPNKYGIDEVELEKRKRWTSTAHAQVGAVKRAVEAGKESTGTSAAGMRRELMRLANSQETDRSHQYAAHHNDDFITSESDRQLLLIKQQDEELDELSASVERIGGVGLTIHEELLAQDKIVEELGMEMDSTSNRLDFVQKKVATVMKKAGVKGQIMMILFLVVLFIILFVLVFLT; from the exons ATGATGCCTTCAGCTCGAGATCCGTTTTATGTTGTGAAAGAGGAGATTCAAGAATCT ATCGATAAGCTGCAGTCTTCTTTTCACCAATGGGAACGTATTTCATCTAATGGTGGACAACAAGTACAACTCATGAAGGAACTGCTTGCTACTTGTGAAAGAATTGAGTGGGAG GTAGATGAATTGGGCAAAGCAGTATCTGTAGCAGCTACAAATCCTAATAAATATGGGATTGATGAAGTGGAACTTGAAAAGCGAAAGAGATGGACAAGCACTGCTCATGCTCAG GTAGGTGCAGTAAAAAGAGCAGTGGAGGCTGGAAAGGAGTCTACGGGAACTAGTGCAGCTGGAATGAGGCGAGAACTAATGAGGCTGGCAAATTCTCAGGAGACAGACAGATCCCACCAATATGCTGCACACCATAACGATGATTTCATAACATCAGAATCAGATAGACAGTTGCTTCTCATAAA GCAACAGGATGAGGAGTTGGACGAACTCAGTGCCAGTGTGGAGAGAATTGGAGGTGTCGGACTTACCATACATGAAGAGCTCCTCGCACAG GACAAGATTGTAGAGGAGTTGGGTATGGAAATGGACAGTACTTCAAATCGTCTTGATTTTGTTCAG AAAAAGGTGGCAACAGTAATGAAGAAGGCTGGTGTAAAAGGCCAGATTATGATGATACTCTTTTTGGTGGTTTTGTTCATCATTCTTTTTGTTTTGGTCTTCCTCACCTAG
- the LOC101302054 gene encoding uncharacterized protein LOC101302054, with protein MDKSWIDLANRHSSIYYDGIDKFLTFAYNNRDLGSRIYCPCKKCENRYMYVRLVVRQHLQDYGFWKKYRKWQKHGEVADFVDMVDGYQNESSYMEDDMVRLVQEALGVPIIDAHDEHNGENSTEPSLGPNEPTKAFLKLLEVANLPLYPGSKKHTALSFIVWLLQAKVLHGWSDNSLKTLLEILEEAMPEGVQLPKSYYEAQKIVEDLGFTYMTIDVCPNSCMFFRGDDISLNECSVCNASRWKEGSGGMSNDGVEHVKPKAAKQARYFPLKPRLQRLFMCSKTAKLMRWHAEERTDDGVFRHPADSLAWKDFDEKNTFFSGDIRNVRLGLASNGLNPFRSINIVHSTWPVILVPYNLPPLMCMKQPFIFLSVLIDGPKAPGDKIDVYLQPLIEELKELFEDGVATFDSFSNEMFQMRAGLLWTINDFPAYDNLSGWSTKGEYACPPCNSETGYQRLYFGKKGSYMCIRRWLEDDYEYRSDPMAFDGSTEYRLEPRSLSGVELLAQLESDGVLT; from the coding sequence ATGGACAAGTCGTGGATAGACCTAGCAAATAGGCATTCAAGCATATATTATGATGGGATAGATAAATTCTTGACATTTGCATACAACAATAGGGATTTGGGTTCAAGGATTTACTGCCCTTGTAAAAAATGCGAAAATAGGTATATGTATGTAAGACTAGTTGTGCGGCAGCATCTTCAAGATTATGGTTTCTGGAAGAAATATAGGAAATGGCAGAAGCATGGTGAGGTTGCAGATTTTGTTGATATGGTGGATGGATATCAGAATGAGTCTTCTTATATGGAGGATGATATGGTTAGACTTGTCCAAGAAGCTTTAGGAGTTCCTATTATAGATGCACATGATGAGCATAATGGGGAAAACTCAACAGAACCATCTTTAGGGCCAAATGAGCCGACTAAGGCGTTCTTAAAGCTCCTAGAAGTTGCAAACCTTCCCTTGTATCCTGGTTCTAAGAAACATACAGCCTTATCATTTATAGTTTGGCTTCTACAAGCAAAGGTTCTTCATGGGTGGTCAGATAACTCTTTAAAAACCTTATTGGAGATATTAGAGGAAGCAATGCCGGAAGGTGTGCAACTGCCCAAGTCATATTATGAGGCTCAAAAGATAGTGGAAGATCTCGGGTTCACATACATGACAATAGATGTGTGCCCTAATAGTTGTATGTTTTTTAGAGGTGATGATATAAGCTTGAATGAATGTAGTGTGTGCAATGCATCACGATGGAAAGAGGGCAGTGGTGGTATGTCAAATGATGGTGTAGAACATGTGAAACCAAAAGCAGCCAAACAAGCAAGATATTTTCCTTTAAAACCAAGATTACAAAGGCTGTTTATGTGTTCAAAAACAGCAAAGCTAATGAGATGGCATGCAGAGGAAAGAACTGATGATGGAGTGTTTAGACATCCTGCAGATTCTCTTGCATGGAAAGATTTTGATGAGAAAAACACATTCTTTTCTGGAGACATTCGAAATGTAAGGCTTGGGTTAGCATCAAATGGACTCAACCCATTCAGGTCTATAAATATAGTTCATAGTACATGGCCTGTCATCTTGGTTCCCTACAATTTACCACCACTGATGTGCATGAAGCAGCCCTTCATATTTCTATCTGTTCTTATTGATGGTCCTAAGGCACCTGGCGATAAAATTGATGTCTACCTGCAGCCGCTTATTGAAGAGCTGAAAGAGTTGTTTGAAGATGGTGTAGCAACATTTGATTCATTCAGCAATGAAATGTTTCAAATGCGTGCTGGGTTGTTATGGACGATCAACGACTTTCCTGCCTATGACAACTTGTCGGGGTGGAGTACAAAAGGTGAATATGCCTGCCCCCCATGCAACTCTGAAACTGGTTACCAACGGCTGTATTTTGGTAAAAAGGGTTCATACATGTGTATTAGGCGCTGGCTAGAAGATGATTACGAGTACAGATCAGATCCAATGGCATTTGATGGGAGTACAGAATATAGGTTGGAGCCGAGGTCATTATCTGGTGTTGAGCTTCTTGCACAACTGGAATCAGATGGTGTTCTTACATAA
- the LOC101294543 gene encoding uncharacterized protein LOC101294543 isoform 1: MSKWLGRIAGMFRSGSMVGKDKAGNRYFTRNDEVDGILKEKRWVVFKGEEDPTSVPVEWICWLNGQRKKAPTAEEIIELEAKRERVRQNVALLKKEEEERKAREGTTRKVVNTGKGGPDLKSFIRQFPGSSEGDKHKDETNEMDGVRTSKEKEAVKQESTEPTGSGQTFKPGTWQPPT; the protein is encoded by the exons ATGTCGAAGTGGCTGGGGAGGATTGCTGGGATGTTTAGGAGTGGGAGTATGGTCGGAAAGGACAAAGCCGGCAATCGTTACTTCACCAGAAACGATGAAGTTGATGGCATCT TGAAAGAGAAAAGATGGGTGGTATTCAAGGGGGAGGAAGATCCAACCTCTGTTCCAG TTGAATGGATATGTTGGCTCAATGGGCAGCGCAAAAAGGCTCCAACGGCAGAG GAAATTATAGAATTGGAAGCAAAGCGTGAACGTGTCCGGCAAAATGTTGCTC TTTTGAAGAAAGAAGAAGAGGAAAGAAAAGCAAGAGAAGGCACTACACGGAAAGTCGTTAATACTG GTAAAGGAGGTCCAGACTTGAAAAGTTTCATTCGCCAATTTCCTGGGTCCTCAGAAG GTGACAAACACAAGGACGAAACCAATGAGATGGATGGAGTGAG GACTTCCAAAGAGAAAGAGGCAGTAAAACAAGA GTCTACAGAGCCAACAGGATCTGGTCAAACATTCAAGCCAGGGACATGGCAGCCACCAACATGA
- the LOC101294543 gene encoding uncharacterized protein LOC101294543 isoform 2 encodes MSKWLGRIAGMFRSGSMVGKDKAGNRYFTRNDEVDGILKEKRWVVFKGEEDPTSVPVEWICWLNGQRKKAPTAEEIIELEAKRERVRQNVALLKKEEEERKAREGTTRKVVNTGKGGPDLKSFIRQFPGSSEGDKHKDETNEMDGVRSTEPTGSGQTFKPGTWQPPT; translated from the exons ATGTCGAAGTGGCTGGGGAGGATTGCTGGGATGTTTAGGAGTGGGAGTATGGTCGGAAAGGACAAAGCCGGCAATCGTTACTTCACCAGAAACGATGAAGTTGATGGCATCT TGAAAGAGAAAAGATGGGTGGTATTCAAGGGGGAGGAAGATCCAACCTCTGTTCCAG TTGAATGGATATGTTGGCTCAATGGGCAGCGCAAAAAGGCTCCAACGGCAGAG GAAATTATAGAATTGGAAGCAAAGCGTGAACGTGTCCGGCAAAATGTTGCTC TTTTGAAGAAAGAAGAAGAGGAAAGAAAAGCAAGAGAAGGCACTACACGGAAAGTCGTTAATACTG GTAAAGGAGGTCCAGACTTGAAAAGTTTCATTCGCCAATTTCCTGGGTCCTCAGAAG GTGACAAACACAAGGACGAAACCAATGAGATGGATGGAGTGAG GTCTACAGAGCCAACAGGATCTGGTCAAACATTCAAGCCAGGGACATGGCAGCCACCAACATGA
- the LOC101296470 gene encoding ATP synthase gamma chain, chloroplastic-like codes for MAFSIWVSPKPSFLQNPNPLFPQISRQTRHSQSSRTQSIQCGLRELRERIDSIKSTQKITEAMKLVAVARVRRAQDAVINGRPFSETLVEVLYDINGQLQGEDIDIPLTNVRAVKRVAIVVISSDRGLCGGFNNALTKKAQTRIGELKKLGLEVVLISVGKKGNSYFMRRPEIKVDRLMEGGTFPTAKEAQVIADDVFSLFVSEEVDKVELVYTKFVSLVKSEPVIQTLLPLSPRDEVVDVNGNCVDAIGDEMFRLTSKEGKLALERGSVKKKERKEMSPLMEFEQDPVQILDAMMPLYLNSQILRALQESAASELAARMNAMSNATDNADELKKTLSRSYNRARQAKITGELLEIVAGAEALRESE; via the coding sequence ATGGCTTTCTCCATCTGGGTCTCTCCAAAACCTTCATTTCTCCAAAACCCAAATCCCCTTTTCCCTCAAATCTCACGCCAAACTCGTCATTCCCAATCTTCCAGAACCCAATCAATCCAATGTGGTCTACGTGAGCTCCGGGAGCGAATTGACTCCATCAAAAGCACCCAGAAAATCACAGAAGCCATGAAGCTTGTAGCAGTTGCCAGAGTCCGAAGAGCCCAAGACGCAGTCATCAATGGCAGACCATTTTCAGAGACCCTTGTGGAGGTTCTATACGACATCAATGGGCAGCTTCAAGGTGAAGATATTGATATACCTTTGACGAATGTGAGAGCTGTGAAGAGAGTAGCCATTGTTGTTATTAGCAGTGATAGAGGTCTGTGTGGTGGTTTCAACAATGCATTGACTAAGAAAGCGCAGACCCGAATTGGGGAGCTGAAGAAGCTTGGATTGGAGGTGGTATTGATCAGTGTTGGGAAGAAGGGTAACTCTTATTTTATGCGTAGGCCGGAGATTAAGGTGGATAGGTTGATGGAAGGAGGGACGTTTCCGACTGCCAAAGAGGCTCAGGTGATTGCTGATGATGTGTTTTCGCTTTTTGTTAGTGAGGAGGTTGATAAAGTTGAGCTTGTGTACACTAAATTCGTGTCGTTAGTGAAGTCCGAGCCGGTGATTCAGACATTGCTGCCATTGTCACCTAGGGATGAGGTTGTTGATGTGAATGGGAATTGTGTTGATGCAATTGGGGATGAGATGTTTAGGCTGACTAGTAAAGAAGGGAAGTTGGCTTTGGAGAGGGGGAGTGTGAAGAAGAAAGAGAGGAAGGAAATGTCGCCCCTTATGGAATTTGAGCAGGACCCTGTTCAGATTCTTGATGCCATGATGCCTCTCTATTTGAACAGTCAGATTCTGAGGGCATTGCAGGAGTCAGCAGCTAGTGAGCTCGCTGCGAGAATGAATGCTATGAGTAATGCCACGGATAATGCAGATGAGTTGAAGAAGACCCTTTCGAGATCTTATAATCGAGCTAGGCAGGCAAAGATTACTGGGGAGTTGTTGGAGATTGTTGCTGGAGCTGAGGCACTAAGAGAGTCTGAGTAA